The following proteins are co-located in the Solanum pennellii chromosome 8, SPENNV200 genome:
- the LOC107027458 gene encoding uncharacterized protein LOC107027458: MDGGDQFQSSHRKAAVDFVHSNIICRFGIPRTISTNNVANLNSNLMKEVRELFKIVHHNSTPYRSKANGALEVAIKNIKNILRRMVQNTRQWHEKFPFALLGYCTTICTSFGETPYFLVYETKVVIPAEVKSPSIRIIFKAKIEDTEWVKTRLEKPTLIHEKRFTAVCFGHLYQQCFWSALSAKDDSCIQQKGAPKIL, encoded by the coding sequence ATGGATGGAGGCGATCAGTTTCAAAGCAGTCATAGGAAGGCGGCCGTGGATTTTGTCCATTCGAACATCATTTGTCGATTTGGTATCCCAAGAACTATCAGCACAAATAATGTTGCAAACCTTAATAGCAATTTGATGAAGGAGGTACGCGAGCTATTCAAAATTGTGCATCACAATTCTACTCCATACCGTTCAAAAGCCAACGGAGCTTTGGAGGTAGccatcaagaatatcaaaaatattctaAGAAGGATGGTTCAAAACACCAGACAATGGCATGAGAAGTTTCCTTTCGCACTTTTAGGATATTGTACAACAATATGCACCTCGTTTGGTGAAACTCCTTATTTTCTGGTTTATGAGACTAAGGTTGTGATTCCAGCGGAAGTCAAAAGTCCATCTATTCGAAttattttcaaagcaaaaatTGAAGATACTGAATGGGTCAAAACCCGACTAGAGAAGCCCACATTAATACATGAGAAACGATTCACGGCTGTCTGTTTTGGTCATCTTTATCAGCAATGTTTTTGGTCAGCTTTATCAGCAAAGGATGACTCCTGCATACAACAAAAAGGTGCACCCAAGATACTTTGA